The Watersipora subatra chromosome 1, tzWatSuba1.1, whole genome shotgun sequence genome has a window encoding:
- the LOC137393274 gene encoding ribosomal L1 domain-containing protein 1-like translates to MDTITNEQILKAITFLRQEKEKKSDLFAGVQRFTLQVCMFKLPVLPKDAKNSQLVRVVLPHMLPNVDACLIVSDGENKKDRTKIEETIQHYEQLLNKEKITEIKEIIPLLKMKLEYQTFEAKSALATSYNLVLADASVYRFLPPLLGKAFHRKKRTPVQVSLQGTGVGKRLKQSLRTQLCELSFKGANNSVVVGEGEMTDEEIAENVKAAVTKLAEVLPGGENNIFKFNLRLHDSIVLPIYISGADRASVPVPPLPEMYENQGETLEDEVSTVKGKVTIKPDGSVIITKADGRKEVIRPDTEKTVPSVNIPPRKTQIRRGRRGHRGGLAKKKSVTGKPAERARKRLEKMRSKPLSSNKVNPITGSQPDVEVNAKSPALGSSASKKRKLEAPSTPAHLSPKQSHQSQTQETSAAATPTAKSINMKSPLKSGKKSVKTPGKAKSPVKSKTPAKTTANETTTAAKTPAKQATTAANTPAKLATTAAKTSAKQATLTAKTPAKQATPTAKTPPKQTTPTAKTPAKQATPTAKTPAKQSTPTAKKLAKVSMRTAKTPAKESCLPIKKSSSPVTPLMKRSDMSPAHAANSIRKTPRTGSRAVKETMKTPKSDSKLKVTKTPLKTPTTSKKMKA, encoded by the exons GGTGCTGCCACACATGCTGCCAAATGTTGATGCATGCTTGATCGTAAGTGATGGTGAGAACAAAAAGGATCGAACCAAGATAGAGGAGACAATTCAGCATTATGAGCAATTGCTGAacaaagaaaagataacagagATAAAGGAA ATTATTCCATTGCTCAAAATGAAGCTGGAATATCAAACATTCGAGGCCAAGTCAGCGCTGGCAACTAGCTACAATTTGGTGCTCGCTGATGCTTCTGTCTACAGATTCCTTCCTCCTCTCCTTGGCAAGGCATTTCACCGCAAAAAACG GACTCCTGTTCAAGTCAGCTTGCAAGGGACTGGAGTTGGTAAACGATTGAAGCAAAGTCTACGAACACAACTATGTGAGCTGTCATTCAAAGGGGCCAACAA CTCTGTAGTTGTTGGTGAGGGGGAGATGACAGACGAGGAGATAGCTGAGAATGTAAAGGCAGCAGTTACCAAGTTAGCTGAGGTGCTGCCTGGTGGGGAAAACAACATTTTCAAGTTTAACCTGAGACTTCATGACTCCATAGTGCTTCCCATATACATCTCGGGCG CTGACAGAGCTTCTGTTCCGGTCCCTCCTTTGCCTGAGATGTATGAGAATCAAGGAGAGACACTAGAAGATGAAGTTTCTACAGTCAAAGGCAAAGTGACCATCAAGCCCGATGGTTCGGTGATCATTACCAAGGCTGATGGCAGGAAGGAGGTTATCA GACCTGATACTGAGAAAACTGTGCCTAGTGTGAATATTCCACCTCGCAAAACCCAAATAAGAAGAGGCAGGAGAGGTCACCGAGGAGGTCTGGCAAAAAAGAAGAGTGTCACTGGGAAACCTGCTGAACGCGCCAGAAAAAGATTAGAAAAAATGAGAAGTAAACCATTATCCTCGAATAAAGTGAACCCCATTACAGGGTCGCAGCCAGATGTTGAGGTCAATGCTAAATCACCCGCGCTAGGTTCAAGTGCGAGCAAGAAAAGAAAGCTTGAGGCACCCTCTACTCCAGCTCATCTCTCTCCTAAGCAGTCTCACCAATCGCAAACACAGGAGACCAGTGCTGCTGCGACACCCACAGCAAAAAGCATTAACATGAAATCGCCTTTAAAATCAGGGAAGAAATCTGTCAAGACACCTGGCAAGGCTAAATCACCAGTCAAATCTAAAACGCCTGCCAAGACCACTGCTAATGAAACTACAACTGCAGCAAAGACTCCAGCTAAGCAGGCCACAACTGCAGCAAACACACCAGCTAAGCTGGCCACAACTGCAGCCAAGACATCAGCTAAGCAGGCCACACTTACTGCCAAGACACCAGCTAAGCAGGCCACACCTACTGCCAAGACACCACCTAAGCAGACCACACCTACTGCCAAGACACCAGCTAAACAGGCAACACCTACTGCCAAGACACCAGCTAAACAGTCCACACCTACTGCCAAGAAACTGGCCAAGGTTTCTATGCGTACTGCCAAGACTCCTGCCAAAGAGTCCTGCCTTCCGATTAAAAAATCATCCAGCCCAGTAACTCCACTAATGAAGAGATCTGATATGTCACCTGCACATGCTGCTAATTCGATTAGAAAGACACCACGAACAGGGTCCAGAGCTGTTAAAGAGACTATGAAAACACCAAAATCTGACAGCAAATTGAAGGTAACCAAAACTCCTTTAAAAACTCCAACCACATCAAAAAAGATGAAAGCTTAG
- the LOC137388399 gene encoding LOW QUALITY PROTEIN: serine-rich adhesin for platelets-like (The sequence of the model RefSeq protein was modified relative to this genomic sequence to represent the inferred CDS: substituted 1 base at 1 genomic stop codon), with protein sequence MEALMTAYTQSLATIQKTVQAVKAIGPFNASDDLPIDCEDALLLWMNKVCSACVKHESMKQAASSSSGKGQQSHQAATSVQPMEELLKDISDGCSLSILISFYCPKQLKLTDIHTRDPIGIADSLHNLWLAKVFCDNHLPVKIFNFTYEDILYSTETIKPSLLAFLAQLFQYFVVQPLDIVSPRCTSSGTDSSKGVKTIPPPSLSATRSNQSGFTPVLPNQHLNGPQDLISNVTKKSFQQSPSASRLSNNSDFGSNPSLNTSSKLLHKRSTQVTESSGMHDTLSPIVVRKSQSMGILNPTDPKQSLVAWESKPYYIDRXESWLQLAVKVLHKIEVACKAVRMDDKSANPAHRVSNGSASLLSNVSFSEDVDEEETRAMNSLTSSASEIQRRPLSTRTTDRPKSSCNMNYQQLLDRSGDLESPLKLFAQKHGFQLTEKSAASDTSVGDHRKSPSPVDVTVTDLTKVTPRSDSDQSPTLSEQRNGGLLTAQSYVISSALTQEGAAAAGLPIITDELADSCTDITFTSLADNEATLKSAESSPRLTSASPVPSASQPSKAISESGLHPNRSSLHSERPESPIQPIEIYASGEITSFAGMGAAKIENSGQQPQDVSSVQPTNLKYRFEQQKSSTPQEAKALKKTTFSLNHTTWSDHAKSKTSAQSDAHNQPEHQESGGDRKPFADVKILLEEKRKALERKKTLEDMERAKEADKTSRQAFLKAVARNKGQLEQNNNQSFSRNDISKSIESLQSKWQRDEISSAKRASATTAAKSINVTAAPLDNITEVTESMEVQTPTVPLPSATPLETGADRKERRSSSVDLHEAPVNVEQYGLEELNASLSELRGEMRRLSAEQKRIDDLQMVIKSRPQSRSTPNSKSPYVGESPQTSTIYPDQGQHLTAQESNTAESASNADTETANVGSNALTKSHTEKEEFSRPSSHSMTQSTDEPFILHNASSSSSSSLSKAASKGPEKKKNKMSNEDSTKHSIKEKPRRSSNGFLSSSQLSRKKATETPEAAPVPISSTSTDSSAGRKKWSADTTPLFPGYDDDHAEKIALPVRQPAASEAHQIFQPPPDAAPQTRTSQKSRRPSNKLQFGSPEDTPVREVRQQMNSDTLEIRQLPGHQLPLNLSMSDTPAREVIGGPTSRLAMSNKVTNNHQQLTNVFDETIDTPMKPGYQFLASGDISKDSTDLSGLAPFQPSPDLNQSLPAAVSSKVDTHSTHNTSIDTPMRQQLYRSDPRQNTSYDDDTPMRQQLYSSDTRQITSYDDDTPMRRPLAAELMRRQQRPHSMIESCSGGIHDASIDTPMREALRHSQIFYSPPTKDINATVPEEMVERDSNSQLVRSSEQQPLAISRHGTSTIPPHTTSRHGSLQTSDHPLGSSANSSTPVRAPYEFVAAPDDPPSARQSAYKLNTPYGNAENEIKPAETNISLSSAMDAIRNDIKKQHNADPIPNTNLPFSPPTVASYSQLASEPELPLSNQGYRASLGQGQHRKVSSGSSDLENTLADLSSAHASTAVQPPHDFTQMRGSSAENEDKISVHSYGSGSMESGEGTPRAGGNKPKRATWDMTTPRGDLLNQPGVGFIVAEQAQPSEEELRKRKEKVIMMQLKRRENQELKKQQKIAELAAKSEAAKMKEMEAEKKKLEEKAKKEAILQQFQTRKFEEDLPPEMRANFRQKQKRHERPASIHWAGSSADESSLRASNQIDSATSFTVSLNSGNLTHRRPISPATSSTAGSLSSRSKASSRGVIEAPPDEYSGPKLYVKPSSKQKSNRTIIINAMSHCCLAGVVNTDNKNKVLEEIARSDGKHFLILFRDGNQTYKAIYSYEPDSEECTKIHGQGPKYIKDDMCHRFYKYNSGGKKFTEVLSTKHLSVSIDAITIHNHLWQKKTVSVSSRR encoded by the exons ATATTCATACGAGAGACCCGATAGGGATAGCCGACTCCCTACACAATCTCTGGCTAGCTAAAGTTTTCTGCGATAACCATCTACCTGTCAAGATTTTCAACTTCACGTATGAGGACATTCTTTACTCTACTGAGACAATCAAACCAAGCCTTCTCGCTTTCCTCGCTCAACTTTTTCAATACTTTGTTGTTCAACCTCTCGATATAGTATCACCTCGCTGTACCTCTAGCGGCACCGACTCGAGCAAAG GCGTAAAGACAATCCCACCTCCGTCATTGTCAGCTACAAGATCTAACCAGTCCGGATTTACTCCTGTCTTGCCCAATCAACATCTGAATGGACCGCAGGATCTCATAAGCAACGTGACGAAAAAAAGCTTCCAGCAATCCCCGTCCGCGTCAAGGCTATCTAACAACAGTGATTTCGGATCCAATCCCAG TTTGAATACGTCAAGCAAACTGCTGCATAAACGATCGACACAGGTCACGGAATCTTCTGGAATGCATGACACTCTATCCCCAATAGTAG TTAGGAAATCACAGTCTATGGGAATACTCAATCCGACAGACCCGAAGCAATCTCTAGTGGCCTGGGAAAGCAAACCGTACTACATTGACAGGTAAGAAAGCTGGTTGCAGCTTGCTGTGAAAGTTTTGCATAAAATTGAGGTTGCTTGT AAGGCTGTTAGGATGGATGATAA ATCTGCCAATCCTGCTCACAGAGTGTCCAATGGAAGCGCTAGCCTTCTTTCCAATGTTAGCTTCTCCGAGGATGTCGATGAGGAAGAAACACGAGCTATGAATAGCTTAACAAGTTCAGCTAGTGAGATTCAGCGGAGGCCGCTATCCACTAGGACTACTGACCGCCCTAAGAGCTCATGTAATATGAACTACCAACAACTCCTGGACAGAAGTGGTGACCTTGAGAGTCCACTAAAACTCTTTGCTCAGAAGCACGGCTTTCAATTGACAGAAAAGTCGGCTGCTAGCGATACATCAGTTGGGGACCACCGAAAGTCACCCTCTCCTGTCGACGTGACTGTTACGGATCTTACAAAGGTCACTCCGAGGTCGGATTCTGACCAATCTCCGACTCTGTCGGAGCAGAGAAACGGTGGCTTGCTTACTGCTCAAAGTTACGTGATAAGTTCAGCGCTGACTCAGGAAGGTGCTGCCGCTGCCGGTCTGCCTATTATAACCGATGAGTTGGCTGACTCCTGTACCGATATAACATTCACTAGCCTTGCTGATAATGAGGCAACCTTGAAGTCTGCTGAGTCATCACCTAGACTAACCTCAGCATCACCTGTTCCCTCAGCTAGTCAACCTAGTAAAGCTATTAGTGAGTCAGGGCTGCACCCAAATAGATCGTCATTACACTCTGAAAGACCAGAATCACCCATACAGCCTATTGAAATATATGCTAGCGGTGAGATCACCAGTTTTGCTGGAATGGGTGCTGCTAAAATTGAGAATAGCGGTCAACAACCTCAAGATGTCTCCTCAGTTCAACCTACTAACCTTAAATATCGATTTGAGCAGCAGAAGAGCTCTACTCCGCAGGAAG CTAAAGCGCTGAAAAAAACAACCTTCTCTCTGAATCACACCACCTGGTCAGACCATGCCAAAAGTAAGACTTCCGCACAGTCTGATGCTCACAATCAGCCAGAACACCAAGAATCAGGTGGAGACAGGAAACCATTTGCTGATGTCAAAATACTACTAGAAGAGAAACGCAAG GCGTTAGAGAGGAAAAAGACACTGGAGGACATGGAGAGAGCTAAAGAGGCAGACAAAACGAGCAGGCAGGCTTTTCTCAAGGCCGTTGCCAGGAACAAAGGTCAACTAGAGCAAAATAACAATCAAAG CTTCTCGCGGAATGACATCTCAAAAAGCATTGAAAGCCTGCAAAGCAAGTGGCAGCGCGATGAGATCAGCAGTGCTAAAAGAGCCTCAGCGACGACTGCTGCCAAGTCTATCAATGTAACAGCAGCGCCGCTTGACAACATAACTGAG GTCACTGAGTCTATGGAAGTTCAAACTCCGACAGTTCCCTTGCCATCAGCTACTCCACTTGAGACTGGAGCCGACCGAAAAGAGCGGCGAAGCTCATCTGTTGATTTGCATGAGGCTCCTGTCAATGTTGAACAGTATGGGCTTGAAGAGCTCAATGCTAGCCTCAGTGAACTCCGAG GCGAAATGCGGAGACTATCGGCTGAGCAGAAACGAATAGATGACCTGCAGATGGTGATAAAAAGCCGACCTCAGAGTAGGTCCACCCCCAACAGTAAGTCTCCGTATGTAGGTGAGTCACCCCAAACCTCAACTATTTACCCAGATCAAGGTCAACATCTGACAGCGCAAGAATCTAACACGGCTGAATCTGCATCTAATGCTGACACTGAGACAGCTAATGTTGGCAGCAACGCATTGACTAAAAGTCATACAGAGAAGGAAGAGTTTAGTAGACCCAGTTCACACTCCATGACACAGAGCACTGACGAACCATTTATCCTTCATAATGCTTCCTCATCATCGTCATCGTCGCTCTCGAAAGCTGCCAGCAAAGGGCCTGAGAAGAAGAAAAACAAAATGTCTAATGAAGACTCAACGAAACATTCCATTAAAGAAAAGCCTCGTCGCAGCTCTAATGGTTTCCTCAGCAGTTCTCAACTTAGTCGAAAAAAG GCTACAGAAACACCTGAAGCAGCTCCAGTGCCAATTTCTAGCACATCAACTGATAGTTCAGCTGGTAGAAAGAAATGGTCAGCAGATACCACTCCTCTCTTTCCTGGCTACGACGACGACCATGCAGAAAAAATCGCTCTGCCTGTAAGACAACCAGCTGCATCAGAAGCCCATCAAATCTTCCAGCCTCCACCAGATGCTGCACCTCAGACCAGG aCATCACAGAAGAGTCGAAGACCATCCAACAAGCTACAGTTTGGCTCACCCGAAGACACGCCTGTTCGTGAGGTCAGGCAACAGATGAACTCAGACACTTTGGAAATTCGACAGTTGCCAGGACATCAGTTACCTCTCAACCTGAGCATGTCAGACACTCCAGCACGGGAAGTAATCGGAGGTCCCACTTCGAGGCTTGCTATGTCGAACAAGGTGACCAACAATCACCAGCAGCTCACAAACGTTTTTGATGAAACAATCGACACTCCGATGAAACCGGGATACCAGTTTCTAGCGAGTGGTGACATCAGCAAAGACTCAACTGATCTTTCTGGGTTGGCGCCTTTTCAACCGAGTCCAGATCTCAATCAAAGTCTCCCTGCTGCCGTATCATCCAAAGTAGACACTCACTCGACTCACAATACCTCTATTGACACACCCATGAGACAACAACTCTACCGCAGTGATCCAAGACAGAATACATCTTATGATGATGACACACCCATGAGACAACAACTCTACAGCAGTGATACAAGACAGATTACATCGTATGATGATGACACGCCTATGAGGCGTCCGCTAGCTGCTGAGCTGATGCGCAGACAGCAGCGTCCGCATTCGATGATTGAGTCATGCTCTGGTGGTATACATGATGCTTCCATTGACACGCCAATGAGAGAGGCTCTGAGACATAGCCAGATCTTTTACAGTCCACCGACAAAAGACATCAATGCAACTGTTCCTGAAGAGATGGTTGAACGTGACAGTAACTCTCAATTGGTGCGTAGCTCTGAACAACAGCCACTAGCTATTTCTAGGCACGGGACATCTACCATACCACCCCACACTACTTCAAGACATGGCTCATTGCAAACTTCGGATCATCCTCTAGGTTCATCCGCTAACTCTTCTACGCCGGTGCGAGCGCCTTATGAATTTGTTGCTGCACCTGACGATCCACCCTCAGCGCGTCAGTCTGCCTATAAACTCAATACTCCGTATGGCAATGCAGAAAATGAAATCAAACCGGCTGAGACTAACATTTCACTGAGCAGCGCGATGGATGCCATCAGGAATGACATTAAGAAACAGCATAACGCTGATCCCATTCCAAACACTAATTTACCCTTTAGTCCTCCTACTGTCGCCAGTTACAGCCAACTGGCATCTGAGCCAGAACTTCCTCTCTCTAATCAAGGTTATAGGGCCAGTTTAGGTCAAGGACAACATCGCAAAGTCTCATCTGGCTCATCGGACTTGGAGAACACCTTAGCTGACTTGTCATCTGCACATGCGTCTACAGCCGTACAGCCTCCGCATGACTTCACACAGATGAGAGGCTCGAGTGCAGAGAATGAAGACAAAATATCAGTTCATTCATACGGCAGCG GTTCAATGGAAAGTGGAGAGGGAACTCCAAGAGCTGGTGGAAACAAACCTAAAAGAGCAACGTGGGACATGACAACTCCTCGAGGTGACCTCCTCAATCAGCCTGGAGTCGGATTCATAGTGGCTGAGCAGGCTCAG CCTTCGGAGGAGGAGTTAAGAAAGAGGAAAGAAAAGGTGATCATGATGCAGTTAAAGAGGAGAGAGAACCAAGAACTCAAAAAACAGCAAAAGATTGCAGAGTTGGCCGCTAAATCGGAAGCTGCTAAAATGAAGGAGATG GAGGCTGAAAAGAAAAAGCTTGAGGAAAAAGCGAAGAAGGAGGCTATTTTACAACAATTCCAAACCAGGAAGTTCGAAGAGGATTTGCCTCCAGAAATGAGGGCCAACTTCAGGCAGAAACAGAAGAGGCACGAGAGGCCTGCCTCCATACACTGGGCTGGCTCCTCAGCTGATGAGAGCTCTCTAAGGGCCTCCAACCAGATTGACTCCGCCACATCCTTCACTGTGTCTCTCAACTCAGGAAACCTGACTCATCGCCGACCAATTAGTCCTGCAACTAGCTCCACAG CTGGAAGCTTAAGTAGTCGGAGCAAGGCATCTTCACGGGGTGTTATAGAAGCTCCCCCAGATGAGTACTCAGGGCCAAAGCTCTATGTGAAGCCCAGCTCAAAGCAGAAGTCCAATCGAACCATTATAATAAATGCTATGAGCCATTGTTGCTTAGCTGGTGTTGTGAACACTGACAACAAGAATAAAGTGCTAGAG GAGATCGCTCGATCCGATGGAAAACACTTTCTAATATTATTCCGTGATGGCAATCAGACTTACAAAGCAATATACAGTTATGAGCCTGACTCGGAGGAGTGTACCAAGATTCATGGACAGGGCCCCAAGTATATTAAAGATGATATGTGCCACAGATTCTATAA GTATAATTCAGGAGGAAAGAAGTTTACAGAAGTACTATCAACGAAGCACCTGTCAGTGTCTATCGATGCCATAACTATACACAATCACCTTTGGCAAAAGAAGACTGTGTCTGTCTCATCCCGACGTTAA